DNA from Aliarcobacter butzleri:
AAATCGAAGTAAAAAAAGAAGAAGTTATATCTTCTAATTCTTCTGAAAACAAAGAAAATTTTGGATTTTTTGATAATGGTTTAAATGAACAAAGAGATAGTAAAAGTCAACCTTATGGAATTTTTGCAGATGATGATATGAATGAAAATCATAAAAATTACGGTTTTTTTGATGATAATTTAGAAAAAAAATCAAATGATTTAAATGATGAAGATTTTAAATTAGATAATAGCAAAGAAGATTTTGGTTTCTTTGATGATATGCCAAGCATAACTCCTGATGCAGTTATGAAAACAAACGATATAGAAGAACAAAAAGAAGAAACTCCTGTAGTTGTTCAAAAAGAATCTGAAGTAGCTACAAGAAGAATGAAAAATAATAATGTAGAAGAAGAAGCTAAAAAAGTTCCTTCAAATAATAACAATAGTATTAGAGTAAATTTAGATAAGATTGATTTATTAATGAATAATGTAGGGGATTTGGTTATTACAAATGCTATGCTTACTCAATTTTCTTCAACAATAGAAGAGACAAAAACTAGAGGTTCAGTTTTAGAAAGATTAGAATTATTGGAAAGACATATCAGAGATATGCAAGATTCTATCATGAGTATTAGAATGGTTCCTATGGATTCAATATATTCAAAATTCCCAAAAGTTGTAAGGGATATTTCTAAAAAACTTAACAAAAAAGTAGAATTCAAACATTATGGAGATAATGTTGAAATTGATAAAGCTATGATTGAAGGTTTAACAGATCCTTTAATGCACATTATTAGAAACTCTTTAGACCATGGTATTGAAATGCCAGAAGATAGAGTTGCTCTTGGAAAACCAGAGACAGGTTCTATTAGTATTTCAGCAGAACAAGCAAATGGGCAAATGATTATTACAATACAAGATGATGGAAAAGGTATTGATTCTGAAAAAGTTGCACAAAAAGCTTTAGAAAAAGGTCAAATTGATGAAAATCAATATAATGCTATGACTAATAATGAAAAAGCATTATTAATTTTTGGAGCTGGTATTTCAACTGCTGATAAAATCACTGATATTTCTGGACGTGGAGTGGGAATGGATGTTGTTAAAACAAACATTCATAAATTAGGTGGAGTTATTAACCTTGATACTGAAATAGGAAAAGGTACAACAATTACAATTATGTTACCTTTAACTCTTGCTATTTTAGATGGATTAGATATTAGAGTAGCAAACCAAAAATATATTTTACCATTAAGTTCTATTGTTGAATCACTACAACCAACTGCTGATATGATCAAAAAAATCGGAGATGGAACACAAGATCTATTAATGTTAAGAGAAGAATTCATACCAGTAGTTAAATTACATCAACTATTTGGTTTAGAAAAAAGTTTTGAAAAACTAGAAGATGGAATGTTAATTGTTGTTAAATCAGGAAATACAAAAGTAGCTTTATCTATAGATGAATTCTTGAATCAACACCAAGTTGTTGTTAAACCACTTGATAAAAACTTTAGAAGTGTTCAAGGAATAGGAGCAGCTACTGTTAAGGGAGATGGAAGTATAGGTCTTATTTTAGATGTTGTGGGAATTATTAATGCACAAATTAAAATAGAAAAAGATATGAATGCTATGAAGAAGGCTTCTTAAATAATATGCCAGAGAAAAATGAAGTTCATGAAAGAATAAAAAAACTTCTTTATTCTTTGACAGGGATTACTCTGACAGATAATAAAGATATTATGATTTCTAATAGAATCGATAAATTAAAAAGAAATTGTAAATTTTATGGAGATATTGAGGACCTATTAACTTCTATTGAAAAAGGGGATAATGTAACAGAGTTTATTAACTCTTTTACAACAAACAAAACTCATTTTTTTAGAGAAGATTTTCATTTTGTTGATTTAAAAAATAGAGTTCTTCCTGAATTTGCAAAAAGTGGTCAAAAAGTAAATATGTACTGTTCTGCTTCTTCAACAGGAGAAGAACCATATTCTATGGCAATGACAGTTTTAAAAACAAGTGAAGATTTAGGAAAAGCTATAAATGCTTCAATTATTGCAACTGATATTGATACGAATGTATTACAGTATGCAGCAAACGGTATTTATAGATATTCTAAAGCTTCAAAAGAGTTTCCAGAATGGATAAAACCACAAAAATATTTTAAAAGAAGAGTTCAACAAAACCTTTCTGGTGAAGAAGTTTTAATAAAGGTAAATGACGAATTAAAAAGAATGATTAACTTTCATGTTATGAATTTAAATGACTCTTCATATCCTTTTTCGAAAAATCAATTTGATGTGATTTTTTGTAGAAATGTTTTGATATATTTTTCAGTAGAAGACCAAAATACAATATTAAAAAAATTGTTTGCTCATCTAAAAATAGGTGGAACTTTATATTTAGGACATTCTGAAAATCCTCATGACTTGATAAAATATGTAAAAAGAATAGGGCAAAATATTTTTATAAAAGAGAAGGAAATCTTTTGATTATAATAGGGCATAAAGACGGAAGTATTGAAAAATCTTCTTCAGTTAGATTTACTGACAAAACAAAAGGATATAACACTTACACAGTAATTGGTGGAGAATTTGCTGTTGGTAGTGATGAAGATAATGTTGCTTTTAAAACACTTCTTGGTTCTTGTGTTGCTATTATGTTCTATGATAGAATGAAAAAAATAAAAGCTATGAATCATTTTTTATTACCTAATACCAACGATAATCGAAATGACATGAAATATGGACTTTATTCAGTTGAAGCAATGCTGAATGAGATGTATAAACTTGGATGTAGTAAAACAAATATGGTAGCTAAAATATCAGGTGGAGCGGATATTATGTCACTAGATTTATCTTCTTCATCTAGTGATACTATTGGAAAAAGAAATGTTGAATTTGCTAAAAGTTTTTGTAAATCAGAAGGTTTTAAAATAGTTAGCGAACATACAAGAGGAGATAATGGTAGATTAATTCTTTTGGCTGATGATTTTGAAACTTTTATTAAAGTTACTCAAAAATCTGAAACTAACAGCAAAATTCTATCTACAGAAAAATCTTTACAACAAGAGATCAAAAGAGAGCCAGTTATCAAAGAATATATTGGTGGTGTTGACTTATTTGATAATAATAAAAATAAAAAAGCTGAACCAGAAATGGAAATCGAGCTTTTCTAAAAAACTTTTAAAAGATAAATAGGAAAGGGTGTATGTACACAGTTTTAGTTATAGATGATTCTGCTTCAATGAGAAGTATACTTAAAGATATGATAAATTCTATTGAAGATTTTGAAGTAATAGCTGTAGCAACTGATGCTTACGATGCTAGAGAAAAAATCAAAGAGTACGAACCAGATTTAGTAACAATAGATATAAATATGCCTAAAATGGATGGTGTTACATTCTTAAGAAATTTAATGCGTCTTCATCCTATGCCAGCAGTTGTAATCTCTGGAGAAAGTGTTAGAGGAAATGATATTTTTGATGATGGAGCAGTAGGTTTTATTCCTAAACCAAACTCTGGTGAACCTATGTCAAATTTTGAAGCTAGAATAAAAGATACTTTGTTAAATTTAACATTCCTTTTGAGCCGATATACTTTAAAAAAATCGCCTGCTATCAAAAAACCAACAACTTATAAATCAACACATAATGTTGATTACAAAGTACATCCTGATGAAGTTATACCTCTTAGAGCAGCAAAATTCCCAGGAGCAAAAATAATAGCAATTGGTTCATCAACAGGTGGAGTTGAATCTTTATTAAGAGTTTTTAAAAGACTTCCTAGTGGATTACCTCCAATTGTTATAACTCAACATATTCCTTATGGTTTTTCGAACTCTTTAGCTCATAGATTAAATGATCATTCAGAAGTTGAAGTTTGTGAAGCAAAAGATGGATTGACCTTAGAAAAAGGACATGCATATTTAGCCCCAGGAAATATGCATTTAACAATCGAAAAATATGGAAATGATTTTAAAACGAGATTACTTGATACAAAAAAAGTAAGCCAGCATAAACCAAGCGTTGATGTTCTTTTTAGATCAGTTAATAATGCTGTTGGTGGTGGAGCAATGGCTGTTATGATGACAGGTATGGGAGATGATGGAACAATAGCCATGAAAGAATTATTTGATAATGGAGCATATACAATTGCGCAAAATGAAGCAAGTTGTGTAGTATTTGGTATGCCTATGAAAGCAATACAAGCAGGAGCTGTTAAAGATATAGTTCATTTAGATGAAATTGCTGATTATATTATTGATTTTTCAAAGGGGAAGCTTAAATAAATGCTTATTAAAATAATAGATTGTACAGAGAGTTATAATCAAGATATAGAGGGAATTATAACTTTTTTTACAAATTATTTTAATGCCTTAAATATAAAAAGTGAAAGAATCAAATTTAAAGATTATAGAATAGTAACTTGTACACAGTGTAGATGTTGCACACAAATAAAAGGTGAAGAACCAGTAAAATGTGTTATAAAAGATGATATGAACCCTTTACTTGATAAAATAGAAGAGGGTGATGCTTATATCATTTTGGAAGATAGAAATGATTTATTTAATAAAAATAAAGTTCACGAAAAAGTAGAAAGTAGGTTAATAGCATATCATTACTGGCCTTATGGTCAAACAGATTCAATACTGCGAAAACCTATTTTAAAAAAAACATCAATATTAATAAATTACAATACGACTAAATATTTTATGAATCATAGCTTTTATACAACTAAAATTTCCATGGAAGATGTTTCAGCTTCTATTGGAGCTGAAGTTTTAGATTGGCAAGTAATCATTCCTACAAATGATTTAATTAAAGATTATGCAAAAAGACTAAAAGAATTAGCGGATTTATTGATAAATTCATTAAAAAAGTAAAAAGATAAAATGGAAAATAAAAATACAAAAGCTAAGATTTTAGGGCTGGTTAGTTTCGGTCATTTTACAAATGATACTATGCAATCGCTTATGATTGCAGTTTATCCTATGTTAAAAAATGATTTTTCTCTTACTTTTGCTCAAATTGGTTTAATTACATTAGTTTATCAACTCTCAGCATCAATTTTACAGCCATTAGTAGGGCTTTTTACAGATAGATATCATAAACCATATTCTATTGCTTTTTCTATGTTTTGTACTTTTATAGGATTAACTTCTTTAGCTTTTGCAACAAATTATTATCTAATATTAGTTTCAGCAATCTTAATTGGAATTGGTTCATCTATCTTTCATCCAGAAGCTTCAAGAATCGCAAGAATGGCAGCCTTTGGTGAAAAATATGGATTAGCACAATCAGTTTTTCAAATAGGTGGAAATTTAGGAAGTGCTATTGGTCCATTAATAGCAGTTTGGCTGGTATTACCAAATGGTCAATATAGTATTTTTTATATCTCAATCATTGCACTTTTATCTATTCCTATTTTAATTTATGTTGGTTCTTGGCATAAAAATTATCATGCAAGTATTAAAAATAAAACTATATTAATAAAACAAACTCTTTCTAAACAAAAAATAAGTTTTGCTTTAATGATTTTACTTATTTTAATGTTCTCTAAATTTTTATATATGTCAGGTATTAGCAACTATTTAATGTTTTATTTAATTCAACAATATAATATTAGTGATGAAATGGCGCAATATCATCTGTTCTATTTTTTATTGTCAGTAGCTTTAGGAACTATATTTGGAGGTCCTTTAGGTGATAAATTCGGTAGAAAGGCTATCATTTTCGCATCAATTTTTGGAATAGTGCCTTTTACATTAGCTTTACCTTATGTAGATATTTATCTTTCTACAATATTTTTATCAATAATAGGATTTATGTTAGCTTCTGCTTTTCCAGCTATTGTAGTTTATGCGCAAGAACTTATTCCAGGAAAAGTAGGGACAATTTCAGGATTGTTCTTTGGAATAGCTTTTGGATTAGCTGGAATTGGTGCAGCAATTTTAGGATATTTTATAGATATATATGGAGTAGTTTTAATTTATAAAATCTGTTCATTTTTACCATTACTTGGTTTATTTGCTATTTTCTTACCTTAATTATGAAAGTAGCAATATTTATTATATTTTATTTGAAAATTATAGTTTTCAATACTAATTAATATTTGTTTTGCTAGAATACTTCAAAATTAGTTAAATGGATAATATATGAGATATGAGTTAGATTTTAAAAACAATTTTAATGATACATTACTTTTCTGGCTTGAAAGATTTATTCGTAATAAACTTACAACTCTTTCAAATAGACAAGTATTACAAAAAGAGAAATTAGCTTCAATAATCCAACAATTAGTAAAAGGAACAAAATATATTGATGAATTAGCTTTTATAGCAAAAGAAGCTAGAAATATAGGTTTAGCTGGAGTGAATACATATTTTAACCCCCTATTTAAACTATACAATTTCTTAATTAACTCAGGTCTTGCTTCTATGAAAGAGATAGATGAAGAGTTATTAAGTGATTTTTTAGCTAGTGAAACTAGTTCATTATCTGATGCTTCTAAAAAAAATCATCGAATTGCCCTACTATCTTTCTTTTCTTATATAGATAAACAAAATCAAAATGAAGATGGAAGTTCATATCTATTTAAAATTGAACTAAAAAATTGGGGAGGTTTGAGTGGAAAAAGTGGAACTAAACTACCCTCTTTTATGAATAAAGATGAAATTGATAGATTTTTAAAAGCAATTGATGATTTTGAATTTACAGATAATACAGGTTTTAGAAATAGACTTATAATTAAAATTATCATTTATACTGGTATTAGGGTTAGTGAGATTTTAAATTTAAGAATCAAAGATATTTTTAAAGAAGATAATGTTTATATGCTTCAGATTAGAGGAAAAGGAAATAAACCAAGGGTTGTAATGATAAAAAGTTCAATTATTGAAAAAGAGCTACAAAATTGGTTAGATATGAGAGTTTGCAATAGTGATTTATTAGTTTGCAACCAAAAAGGTGAAAGACTAACTCAAGCATATATTAGTAGAGTTGTTGAAAATATTTTAATCAGTGCAGGTATAAGAAAAGAGAAAAATGGAGCTCATATGTTAAGGCACTCATTTGCAACACTTTTATACCAAAAACACCATGATTTGATACTTGTTCAAGAAGCTTTAGGACATGCTGATATTAATACAAGTAGAATTTATACTCACTTTGATAAAGAAAGACTCAAAAAAACTACGGAGATTTTTTAAAATGGAAGCTTTAATAATTGTAGCACATGGTAGCAAAATAAAAAGTTCAAATGATGAAATCATAGAAATTTCAAACAAAATAAAAAACAAAAATGAAAATACATTTTATGCTTTTTTAGAATTAAGTGAACCATCATTTTACGATGTTTTAAAAGAAGTTGTTGAAAAAAAATATAAGAAAATCAAAATATTTCCTTATTTCTTAGCTGCAGGAAAACATGTTTTAGCAGATATTCCAAATATTATAAAAGAATTTAAAACTAATCACAAAGATATAGAATTTACTGTTTTACCACATTTTGGACAATGTAATGGTGTAGAGGATTTAATTCTTTCAAACTCTTAATCTTTTTACCAAAAAGATTGAGTCATCTCATCAATATCTGATTCTATTAGTTCTAAATACAAATTTTCACTATAGTCTAAATATAAAGTATAGTCTCCAGCTAAAAACGATTTTTCAACATCTCTTTTATTGAAATAAATTGTATCACTATTATCTTCACAAAAGCTTGATAAATGATATTCAACAAGCGATGGTGCCATACTATCGATAATTGTCTCTAAAGAAGAAAAATTATTAACCCCAAAAATGTTGAATAAATAATTCTTATCAATAGACACAATCATACAATCTTCTTTTTTTGATTAATGATTAAAACCATTCAATAATGAAGACATCCTACTCAAATCAAGTTTATTCGACTCTTCTTTCTTCTCTTCTTTTTGCTGTAAAACATTTGCAAAAGAGTTACTATCTAAATTTAGAATATTTTCTTCTTTCTTCTCTTCTACTACTTCTTCTTTTATTTCATCTTCTTTAGAATCAAAATCAAAAGAGCTTGTTGATACATTAGTTGAAGTTGTTTCTACTTTTCTATTTAAAATATTTTCAATTTTCCCTAATATTGAAGATAAGTTTGATTTATCTTCTTCTGTATGACCTTTTAATTGATTTATATCTTTTTCTAAATCCTCATTCGATAACTCTAACTCTAAAACTTTTTCTTCTAATTCAGATACTTTCCCTTTTAATCCACTATTCTCTTCTTGAAGTTCTTCATAAGCCTTAATTAAAGTAGTTAAAGCGTTATTTAATTTTGATATAGTTTCTGCATTTGTCATAGTTATTAAATCCTTATTAGTTATATATATTAAAATCGTATTATTGCAAAATTTAGCTAATAATTCCCTCAATTTTCAATAAAGAATCTATACTTGGTTCTCTTTTTGCAAAATCAAAAAATAGTTTATCCATATCGTATGAACCACCTTGACTTAAAATAGTATCTCTATACTTAATTCCTAACTCTTTATTGAATATATTTCCAGAGTCAATAAACATGTAAAAAGCATCAGCACTTAGTACTTCTGCCCATTTATATGAGTAATATCCAGCACTATATCCACCAGAGAATATATGAGAAAAACCATTTTGAAATTTATTGTATCTTGGTGGAATAATTGCAGCAAATTCTTCTCTAATTGTATCAAGTAAAGATTGTATTTCATCTTCCATTTTGTATAACTTTTGATATAGTTTAAAGTCAAACAATGCAAATTCAACTTGCCTAACAGTTGCAAGTGAAGATTGGAAGTTTTTGGCTTTAATTATTCTATCTATCGCCTCATCATCCAAAACTTCACCCGTTTGATAATGTTTTGCAAATAATTTTAAAACATCTTTGTCATATGAAAAATATTCTAAAAATTGTGATGGAAATTCAACTGTATCCCATGCAACACCAGAAATCCCACTAACAAATGGTTCTTCTATTTTACTCAATAAATGATGAAGAGCATGTCCCATTTCATGAAAAAGTGTTACAACGTCAGAGTGTCTTAAAAGTGAAGGTATCTCTTTTGTAGATTGAGGAAAATTCCCTACAATATAAGCTGTTGGAAGATTTATCTCTCCATTTGAATTTCTAAAATGTGAATGCCAGTTATTCATCCAAGCGCCACCTCTTTTATCTTTTCTAGCTTCTAAATCTATATAAATTCTTGCAATAGTCTTTCCATCTTCGCTTAAATCATAAACTTTTACTTTTTCATCCCAAGCTTTAGTTTGAGTTTTTGTAAATTTAATATTAAACATTTGATGTAAAAAATCAAAAAAACCATTTAAAACTGATTGTTGCTCAAAATATGGTCTATAATACTCTTCATCTAAGTCATATTGAGCTTTTTTTAATTTTTCTGAATAATATGCCATATCACTTGATCTAAAGTCAGTTATTCCATCTTTTAAAGCTATTTCTTTTATCTCTTCAAGCTCTTCTTTTGCTTTTTTCTTAGCTTTATTTCCTAACTCTTCTAAAAATGAGATTACATCATCTTCAGTTTTTGCCATTTTAGTTGCAAGAGAATATTGTACATAATTTTCAAATCCAAGTATTTTTACTTTTTCATCTTTTAAAGCTAAAATTTGTTCTATAATTTTTCCATTTTCTGGTGCTTTTGTGCAATAAGCTTTATAAATTTCCTCTCTTCTTTCTCTATTAGTTCCATAAGTTATATAAG
Protein-coding regions in this window:
- a CDS encoding chemotaxis protein CheA — its product is MSFDISKYREMFLEEAVELFESADNVLLEAENNGSLTDDEMGQLFRDVHTLKGSGASVELAFFAEFTHDVENLMDKLRSHKIEFVPEMAGTLIDGLDVMKEILDLEVSNQMTREKFTEMTSSLLEDIRAYSNGGTVKKEEAPKIEVKKEEVISSNSSENKENFGFFDNGLNEQRDSKSQPYGIFADDDMNENHKNYGFFDDNLEKKSNDLNDEDFKLDNSKEDFGFFDDMPSITPDAVMKTNDIEEQKEETPVVVQKESEVATRRMKNNNVEEEAKKVPSNNNNSIRVNLDKIDLLMNNVGDLVITNAMLTQFSSTIEETKTRGSVLERLELLERHIRDMQDSIMSIRMVPMDSIYSKFPKVVRDISKKLNKKVEFKHYGDNVEIDKAMIEGLTDPLMHIIRNSLDHGIEMPEDRVALGKPETGSISISAEQANGQMIITIQDDGKGIDSEKVAQKALEKGQIDENQYNAMTNNEKALLIFGAGISTADKITDISGRGVGMDVVKTNIHKLGGVINLDTEIGKGTTITIMLPLTLAILDGLDIRVANQKYILPLSSIVESLQPTADMIKKIGDGTQDLLMLREEFIPVVKLHQLFGLEKSFEKLEDGMLIVVKSGNTKVALSIDEFLNQHQVVVKPLDKNFRSVQGIGAATVKGDGSIGLILDVVGIINAQIKIEKDMNAMKKAS
- a CDS encoding CheR family methyltransferase, with product MPEKNEVHERIKKLLYSLTGITLTDNKDIMISNRIDKLKRNCKFYGDIEDLLTSIEKGDNVTEFINSFTTNKTHFFREDFHFVDLKNRVLPEFAKSGQKVNMYCSASSTGEEPYSMAMTVLKTSEDLGKAINASIIATDIDTNVLQYAANGIYRYSKASKEFPEWIKPQKYFKRRVQQNLSGEEVLIKVNDELKRMINFHVMNLNDSSYPFSKNQFDVIFCRNVLIYFSVEDQNTILKKLFAHLKIGGTLYLGHSENPHDLIKYVKRIGQNIFIKEKEIF
- a CDS encoding chemotaxis protein CheD, translated to MIIIGHKDGSIEKSSSVRFTDKTKGYNTYTVIGGEFAVGSDEDNVAFKTLLGSCVAIMFYDRMKKIKAMNHFLLPNTNDNRNDMKYGLYSVEAMLNEMYKLGCSKTNMVAKISGGADIMSLDLSSSSSDTIGKRNVEFAKSFCKSEGFKIVSEHTRGDNGRLILLADDFETFIKVTQKSETNSKILSTEKSLQQEIKREPVIKEYIGGVDLFDNNKNKKAEPEMEIELF
- a CDS encoding protein-glutamate methylesterase/protein-glutamine glutaminase translates to MYTVLVIDDSASMRSILKDMINSIEDFEVIAVATDAYDAREKIKEYEPDLVTIDINMPKMDGVTFLRNLMRLHPMPAVVISGESVRGNDIFDDGAVGFIPKPNSGEPMSNFEARIKDTLLNLTFLLSRYTLKKSPAIKKPTTYKSTHNVDYKVHPDEVIPLRAAKFPGAKIIAIGSSTGGVESLLRVFKRLPSGLPPIVITQHIPYGFSNSLAHRLNDHSEVEVCEAKDGLTLEKGHAYLAPGNMHLTIEKYGNDFKTRLLDTKKVSQHKPSVDVLFRSVNNAVGGGAMAVMMTGMGDDGTIAMKELFDNGAYTIAQNEASCVVFGMPMKAIQAGAVKDIVHLDEIADYIIDFSKGKLK
- a CDS encoding flavodoxin family protein; amino-acid sequence: MLIKIIDCTESYNQDIEGIITFFTNYFNALNIKSERIKFKDYRIVTCTQCRCCTQIKGEEPVKCVIKDDMNPLLDKIEEGDAYIILEDRNDLFNKNKVHEKVESRLIAYHYWPYGQTDSILRKPILKKTSILINYNTTKYFMNHSFYTTKISMEDVSASIGAEVLDWQVIIPTNDLIKDYAKRLKELADLLINSLKK
- a CDS encoding MFS transporter, with the protein product MENKNTKAKILGLVSFGHFTNDTMQSLMIAVYPMLKNDFSLTFAQIGLITLVYQLSASILQPLVGLFTDRYHKPYSIAFSMFCTFIGLTSLAFATNYYLILVSAILIGIGSSIFHPEASRIARMAAFGEKYGLAQSVFQIGGNLGSAIGPLIAVWLVLPNGQYSIFYISIIALLSIPILIYVGSWHKNYHASIKNKTILIKQTLSKQKISFALMILLILMFSKFLYMSGISNYLMFYLIQQYNISDEMAQYHLFYFLLSVALGTIFGGPLGDKFGRKAIIFASIFGIVPFTLALPYVDIYLSTIFLSIIGFMLASAFPAIVVYAQELIPGKVGTISGLFFGIAFGLAGIGAAILGYFIDIYGVVLIYKICSFLPLLGLFAIFLP
- a CDS encoding tyrosine-type recombinase/integrase produces the protein MRYELDFKNNFNDTLLFWLERFIRNKLTTLSNRQVLQKEKLASIIQQLVKGTKYIDELAFIAKEARNIGLAGVNTYFNPLFKLYNFLINSGLASMKEIDEELLSDFLASETSSLSDASKKNHRIALLSFFSYIDKQNQNEDGSSYLFKIELKNWGGLSGKSGTKLPSFMNKDEIDRFLKAIDDFEFTDNTGFRNRLIIKIIIYTGIRVSEILNLRIKDIFKEDNVYMLQIRGKGNKPRVVMIKSSIIEKELQNWLDMRVCNSDLLVCNQKGERLTQAYISRVVENILISAGIRKEKNGAHMLRHSFATLLYQKHHDLILVQEALGHADINTSRIYTHFDKERLKKTTEIF
- a CDS encoding sirohydrochlorin chelatase, coding for MEALIIVAHGSKIKSSNDEIIEISNKIKNKNENTFYAFLELSEPSFYDVLKEVVEKKYKKIKIFPYFLAAGKHVLADIPNIIKEFKTNHKDIEFTVLPHFGQCNGVEDLILSNS
- a CDS encoding M3 family metallopeptidase; the protein is MSFKDFNLDNLENSKEILEKLLDEKRVLINELLNIENKTYKNFVLPFQEIGESINEFLTPIFHIDSVKNSEITTKVYEECLPIISKYETEISQNENIYLSLKDIQFNEKSILNDIQNKVLENEIRDFELSGCNLENNKKKRLEEINLKLSELSHKFSQNLLNATNAFEMIITDFEDVKEIPQSDLELAKFQEDGITKYKFTLQMPSYLAYITYGTNRERREEIYKAYCTKAPENGKIIEQILALKDEKVKILGFENYVQYSLATKMAKTEDDVISFLEELGNKAKKKAKEELEEIKEIALKDGITDFRSSDMAYYSEKLKKAQYDLDEEYYRPYFEQQSVLNGFFDFLHQMFNIKFTKTQTKAWDEKVKVYDLSEDGKTIARIYIDLEARKDKRGGAWMNNWHSHFRNSNGEINLPTAYIVGNFPQSTKEIPSLLRHSDVVTLFHEMGHALHHLLSKIEEPFVSGISGVAWDTVEFPSQFLEYFSYDKDVLKLFAKHYQTGEVLDDEAIDRIIKAKNFQSSLATVRQVEFALFDFKLYQKLYKMEDEIQSLLDTIREEFAAIIPPRYNKFQNGFSHIFSGGYSAGYYSYKWAEVLSADAFYMFIDSGNIFNKELGIKYRDTILSQGGSYDMDKLFFDFAKREPSIDSLLKIEGIIS